A single Brucella intermedia LMG 3301 DNA region contains:
- a CDS encoding glycoside hydrolase family 2 protein, whose protein sequence is MPLEFNPTTRPLSTGWRLVLTGPDAAQTPHDARSGEVIKDAPVPGTVAEALEKAERFDRHNPLPLDNQDAWYFLDLDEAPGPAMLHLGGLATICDVFLNGKLLLQTDSMFLKHDLPVTLTGKDELALCFRALAPRLNQKGPRARWRTQLMNTQGLRLIRTTALGYMPGWCPEVQAVGPWRPVTISRAHTEAISGITIRARLTESANGELEASFTYSGGAGTLVLHCAGQRALCERQTSGEWTAKLTLPNVEPWWPHTHGNPALYDVELSLDGEMRLLGRAGFRRIEVDRGPDGKGFALKLNGEKVFCRGAVWSSADIVRLPGTRSDYQAWLKLAQEAGMNMLRLSGITAYETPDFYALCDELGIMVWQDFMFANFDYPVKDEAFVAKVQAEASQLLAAIGPAPSLTVLCGGSEIYQQGAMMGLPETTWKGPLTEEILPAIAGKICPDIPYVPNSPCDGALPFISNEGVSHYYGVSAYCRPLEDARRAEVRFATECLAFANVPEARTLKTHLDVPPVHDPRWKARLPRDRGVSWDFEDVRDSYLEMLYGYDPARLRREDVEQYLHLSRAVTAEVMEATFAEWRRPGSTCFGGLVWMFQDLLPGAGWGMIDATGEPKPSWHGLKRAFRPQQLALTDEGVNGLAIHILNEQAESADLSLELACLRAGSQPVVSGRRDLSMGGRSAITIPATDLFGAFFDVTYAYRFGPPAHDVTVARLKRNDITIAEAFHFPLGRTKAFHDAAIEALIVEENGNWFLDLKTPVLAQSVSIDAGDWRPADNWFHLAPNETKRITLIPRNETPEKPSGEIRIAGSSRIVWF, encoded by the coding sequence ATGCCGCTTGAATTCAATCCGACGACCCGCCCGCTCTCGACCGGCTGGCGGCTCGTTCTCACCGGTCCAGATGCGGCGCAAACGCCGCACGACGCCAGGTCCGGTGAGGTGATCAAGGACGCACCGGTGCCCGGCACGGTGGCGGAAGCTCTGGAAAAAGCGGAGCGCTTCGACCGACACAATCCCCTTCCGCTCGACAATCAGGATGCCTGGTATTTCCTCGACCTAGACGAGGCACCCGGCCCTGCCATGCTGCATTTGGGCGGGCTTGCCACCATCTGCGATGTCTTTCTCAATGGGAAACTGCTGCTGCAAACCGACAGCATGTTTCTCAAACATGATCTGCCCGTCACGCTGACCGGCAAAGACGAACTTGCGCTGTGTTTTCGCGCGCTCGCGCCCCGTCTCAATCAAAAAGGCCCGCGTGCCCGCTGGCGCACGCAGCTGATGAACACGCAAGGTTTGCGCCTCATCCGCACGACCGCGCTTGGCTATATGCCGGGCTGGTGCCCGGAAGTCCAAGCGGTGGGACCATGGCGTCCCGTCACAATCAGCCGCGCCCATACCGAAGCCATTTCAGGCATCACCATCCGGGCAAGATTGACCGAAAGCGCCAATGGGGAACTTGAAGCCAGTTTTACTTATAGCGGCGGCGCCGGAACGCTGGTCCTCCATTGCGCAGGGCAACGGGCCCTTTGCGAGCGCCAGACCAGCGGCGAGTGGACTGCGAAGCTGACGCTCCCCAATGTTGAACCATGGTGGCCGCATACGCATGGTAATCCGGCACTTTACGATGTTGAACTTTCGCTCGACGGCGAAATGCGGCTGCTGGGGCGCGCGGGCTTTCGCCGGATCGAGGTCGACCGCGGGCCGGACGGCAAGGGATTTGCGCTCAAACTCAACGGCGAAAAGGTTTTCTGTCGCGGTGCCGTATGGAGTTCTGCGGATATCGTCCGCCTTCCTGGCACACGCAGCGATTACCAAGCGTGGCTGAAGCTCGCGCAGGAAGCGGGCATGAACATGCTGCGGTTAAGCGGCATCACCGCCTATGAGACGCCGGATTTCTACGCGCTTTGCGACGAGCTTGGCATCATGGTGTGGCAGGACTTCATGTTCGCCAATTTCGATTATCCGGTGAAAGACGAGGCATTTGTCGCGAAGGTGCAGGCAGAAGCGTCGCAGCTTCTTGCTGCCATCGGACCGGCGCCATCGCTGACCGTGCTTTGCGGCGGCAGCGAAATCTACCAGCAGGGCGCTATGATGGGCCTGCCGGAGACGACATGGAAAGGCCCGCTTACCGAGGAAATCCTGCCGGCTATCGCAGGCAAGATTTGCCCCGACATTCCCTATGTGCCGAATTCGCCCTGCGATGGCGCCCTGCCCTTCATCAGCAATGAAGGCGTCAGCCATTATTACGGCGTCAGCGCCTATTGCCGCCCGCTGGAAGATGCGCGCCGGGCGGAAGTGCGCTTTGCAACAGAATGTCTGGCCTTCGCCAACGTGCCGGAAGCACGCACGCTGAAAACCCATCTTGATGTGCCGCCTGTGCACGATCCGCGCTGGAAGGCACGCCTGCCGCGCGATCGTGGCGTATCCTGGGATTTCGAGGATGTGCGGGATAGCTATCTGGAGATGTTATACGGTTACGACCCCGCGCGGCTGCGACGCGAGGATGTGGAACAGTATCTCCACCTTTCGCGCGCCGTCACGGCGGAAGTGATGGAAGCGACTTTTGCCGAATGGAGACGTCCGGGAAGCACGTGTTTCGGCGGGCTTGTCTGGATGTTTCAAGACCTTCTGCCGGGTGCCGGGTGGGGCATGATCGATGCGACCGGCGAACCCAAGCCGTCCTGGCACGGCCTCAAGCGTGCCTTTCGTCCGCAACAGCTTGCCTTGACCGACGAAGGCGTCAACGGCCTTGCGATTCATATTCTGAACGAACAGGCAGAATCCGCTGATCTTTCGCTTGAATTAGCTTGCCTGCGCGCTGGTTCGCAGCCGGTGGTTTCCGGTCGCCGCGATCTTTCGATGGGAGGTCGTTCAGCGATCACCATTCCGGCAACTGATCTGTTCGGCGCGTTCTTCGATGTCACTTACGCCTATCGTTTCGGCCCTCCGGCGCATGACGTGACGGTGGCGCGATTGAAACGTAATGATATTACCATCGCCGAGGCGTTTCACTTTCCGCTCGGACGGACGAAGGCCTTTCACGACGCCGCCATCGAAGCCCTAATTGTGGAAGAGAACGGGAACTGGTTTCTTGATCTCAAAACACCGGTTCTGGCCCAATCCGTCAGCATCGATGCGGGCGACTGGCGCCCAGCCGACAACTGGTTTCACCTCGCTCCCAACGAGACGAAACGCATCACGCTTATCCCGCGCAACGAAACACCGGAAAAACCGTCCGGCGAAATTCGTATCGCTGGTTCGTCCCGGATCGTCTGGTTCTGA
- a CDS encoding alpha/beta fold hydrolase, giving the protein MDDRVENATSFRQSANTVRSAASPLVFSDTLGLYQRPIGEALDTVVLFASPWGLEELCTTRKFWRSIADRLAARGIGSFRFDWPGTGDGRDDIDFSKGLGLWRDTLVEAARKARVLSGASRVVIIGQSLGGAVAAETASQIDGVAALALLAPVISGRFYTRELAVWSSMVDADLGLTDEQRIRNSVSIASLTMQPEVAADVKKINLLSLEAKPAPRCLLLARTDRPNDAELAAHLEKLGSDVTVEAFADYDKLISNPVISRLPLEVAGRLVDWVAGLAGSTPAQNTPDESALGGTLRGDGFIETPVSFGSENRLSGVLCAPSGKQQGRTVMFLSSSYDRRVGWGRTTVDMARKLAREGVASLRFDIANAGDSPPNPGMPEQVLYTHGPEADVAEALDYLEVLGWGRPVVAGRCSGAFLGFNTALKDERISGAVLVNPVTFYWAPGRSIDEALREGNRTLEDYGSRALRAETFQRLLRGELDIRAILRNLTRGVAGRIRGLARKLLRSRTAEGRAVYSAFDELKQRDVPLALVYAEKDPGREHFNFYFDQAGSGVQGFDNVSVAIIPDADHNLTPEHSRKIYIDAIRSLALK; this is encoded by the coding sequence ATGGATGACAGGGTGGAAAACGCAACATCCTTCAGGCAATCGGCAAATACCGTCCGGTCTGCCGCCAGCCCTCTCGTCTTCAGTGATACGCTCGGGCTTTATCAGCGGCCCATTGGTGAAGCTCTGGATACGGTCGTCTTGTTTGCAAGCCCCTGGGGGCTGGAGGAACTCTGCACGACGCGGAAGTTCTGGCGCAGCATCGCCGACAGGCTTGCAGCGCGGGGCATAGGTTCCTTCCGTTTCGACTGGCCGGGCACCGGCGACGGGCGCGACGACATCGATTTTTCCAAAGGTTTGGGTCTTTGGCGCGATACGCTGGTCGAGGCGGCCCGGAAAGCCCGTGTCCTGTCGGGGGCAAGTCGCGTCGTTATCATCGGGCAAAGCCTTGGAGGAGCCGTTGCTGCCGAAACGGCATCGCAGATCGACGGTGTTGCGGCCCTGGCGCTTCTGGCACCGGTTATCTCCGGACGGTTCTACACGCGTGAACTGGCTGTCTGGTCGAGCATGGTCGATGCCGATCTCGGACTGACGGACGAGCAAAGGATCAGGAACAGCGTTTCCATCGCCTCCCTGACCATGCAGCCGGAAGTAGCCGCCGATGTGAAGAAGATCAATCTCCTGTCGCTGGAAGCAAAACCTGCGCCCCGGTGCCTGTTACTGGCGCGAACGGATCGTCCCAACGATGCAGAACTCGCGGCCCATCTGGAAAAGCTTGGCAGCGACGTCACGGTTGAGGCCTTCGCCGATTACGACAAACTGATTTCCAACCCCGTCATCTCGCGCCTGCCGCTGGAGGTAGCTGGCCGGCTTGTCGATTGGGTGGCGGGGCTGGCAGGTTCCACGCCTGCACAAAATACGCCGGACGAAAGCGCTCTTGGCGGCACGTTACGGGGCGACGGTTTTATCGAAACGCCTGTTTCTTTCGGTTCCGAAAACCGGCTTTCAGGTGTTCTCTGTGCCCCTTCTGGCAAACAGCAGGGCAGGACGGTCATGTTCCTTTCCTCATCCTACGACCGTCGCGTCGGATGGGGACGCACGACCGTCGATATGGCGCGCAAGCTCGCACGGGAAGGCGTCGCTTCGCTGCGCTTCGATATTGCAAATGCGGGCGACAGCCCACCGAACCCCGGCATGCCGGAACAGGTGCTTTACACCCACGGCCCCGAGGCAGATGTTGCAGAAGCTCTCGACTATCTCGAGGTGCTCGGCTGGGGGCGTCCGGTTGTTGCCGGCCGATGCAGCGGCGCGTTCCTGGGATTTAACACGGCCCTCAAGGACGAGCGCATTTCCGGCGCGGTTCTCGTCAATCCCGTCACCTTCTACTGGGCGCCGGGACGCTCGATCGACGAGGCTCTTCGCGAAGGCAATCGCACGCTGGAGGATTACGGCAGCCGTGCCTTGCGCGCCGAAACGTTCCAGCGCCTGCTCCGGGGGGAACTGGATATCCGCGCCATACTGCGCAACCTCACACGCGGGGTGGCCGGCCGCATTCGCGGCCTGGCACGCAAGCTTTTGCGCAGCCGCACAGCGGAAGGGCGGGCGGTCTACTCGGCTTTTGACGAACTGAAACAGCGTGATGTGCCGCTGGCGCTGGTCTATGCCGAAAAGGACCCCGGGCGCGAACATTTCAATTTCTATTTCGATCAGGCAGGCAGCGGCGTGCAAGGCTTCGACAATGTGTCGGTTGCCATCATTCCCGATGCCGATCACAATCTGACACCGGAACATTCACGCAAGATCTATATCGACGCGATCCGTTCCCTGGCCCTGAAATAG
- a CDS encoding ornithine cyclodeaminase, translating to MTQPNLNIVPFVSVDHMMKLVLSVGVETFLKELADYVEEDFRRWENFDKTPRVASHSKEGVIELMPTSDGTLYGFKYVNGHPKNTREGLQTVTAFGVLADVGSGYPMLLTEMTILTALRTAATSAVAAKHLARENSRTMAIIGNGAQSEFQALAFKALLGVDKLRLYDLDPEATAKCIRNLRGAGFDIVACKTIEEVVEGADIITTVTADKANATILTDNMVGAGVHINAVGGDCPGKTELHGDILRRSDIFVEYPPQTRIEGEIQQLPEDYPVNELWEVITGKITGRKDARQITLFDSVGFATEDFSALRYVRDKLKDTGLYEQLDLLADPDEPRDLYGMLLRHEKLLEGEKTKPAA from the coding sequence ATGACCCAACCCAACCTCAATATCGTCCCCTTCGTCAGCGTCGATCATATGATGAAGCTGGTGCTGTCCGTCGGCGTGGAAACCTTCCTCAAGGAACTTGCCGACTATGTCGAAGAAGACTTCCGTCGCTGGGAAAACTTCGACAAGACGCCGCGCGTGGCGTCGCACTCGAAGGAAGGCGTGATTGAGCTGATGCCGACGAGCGATGGTACGCTTTACGGCTTCAAATATGTGAACGGCCATCCGAAAAACACGCGTGAAGGTCTCCAGACCGTCACCGCCTTCGGCGTGCTGGCCGATGTGGGTAGCGGCTATCCGATGCTGCTGACCGAAATGACCATCCTGACCGCGCTGCGCACTGCTGCGACTTCGGCAGTTGCTGCAAAGCATCTGGCGCGTGAGAACTCGCGCACGATGGCCATTATCGGCAATGGCGCGCAGAGCGAATTCCAGGCTCTGGCATTCAAGGCACTGCTCGGCGTCGACAAGCTTCGTCTTTACGATCTCGATCCGGAAGCCACCGCCAAGTGCATTCGCAACCTGCGGGGTGCCGGTTTCGACATCGTCGCCTGCAAGACGATTGAAGAGGTTGTCGAAGGCGCGGATATCATCACCACTGTCACCGCCGACAAGGCCAATGCGACGATCCTGACCGACAACATGGTCGGCGCCGGCGTGCACATCAATGCGGTTGGCGGCGATTGCCCCGGCAAGACGGAACTGCACGGCGATATCCTGCGCCGTTCCGACATCTTTGTCGAATATCCGCCGCAGACCCGCATCGAAGGCGAAATCCAGCAATTGCCGGAAGATTATCCGGTCAATGAGCTTTGGGAAGTCATCACCGGCAAGATCACCGGTCGCAAGGATGCACGACAGATCACCCTGTTCGACTCCGTTGGTTTCGCCACGGAAGATTTTTCGGCATTGCGCTATGTGCGCGACAAGCTGAAGGATACCGGCCTCTATGAGCAGTTGGACCTGCTTGCAGACCCCGACGAGCCGCGCGATCTCTACGGCATGCTGCTGCGCCACGAGAAGCTGCTGGAAGGCGAAAAGACCAAGCCTGCGGCCTGA
- the rocF gene encoding arginase yields the protein MHCKILGLPVQEGTGRVGCNMGPDSYRAAGIATAIEELGHEFTDLGNLAPAVQRSLEHPNPAIKALPHAVAWIEAISEAAYRESADGFPIFLGGDHLLAAGTVPGIARRAAEKGRKQFVLWLDAHTDFHTLETTTSGNLHGTPVAYYTGQKGFEGYFPTLAAPVDPANVCMLGIRSVDPAEREAIKKTEVAVYDMRLIDEHGVAALLRRFLERVKAEDGLLHVSLDVDFLDPSIAPAVGTTVPGGATFREAHLIMEMLHDSGLVTSLDLVELNPFLDERGRTATVMVDLMASLLGRSVMDRPTISY from the coding sequence ATGCATTGCAAGATTCTGGGACTGCCCGTTCAGGAAGGTACCGGCCGCGTGGGCTGCAATATGGGCCCCGATTCCTATCGTGCCGCGGGCATTGCTACGGCTATCGAGGAACTCGGCCACGAGTTTACCGATCTCGGCAATCTCGCACCGGCTGTCCAGCGGTCGCTGGAGCATCCGAACCCAGCAATCAAGGCGCTACCCCATGCCGTTGCCTGGATCGAGGCAATCAGCGAAGCCGCCTATCGCGAAAGTGCGGATGGTTTCCCCATCTTCCTCGGTGGCGATCACCTTCTTGCCGCCGGCACCGTTCCGGGCATTGCGCGCCGTGCGGCTGAAAAGGGACGCAAGCAGTTCGTGCTCTGGCTCGATGCCCACACGGATTTCCACACGCTGGAAACGACAACCAGCGGCAATCTGCACGGAACGCCCGTTGCCTACTACACCGGCCAGAAAGGCTTCGAAGGCTATTTCCCGACGCTTGCCGCACCGGTTGATCCTGCCAATGTCTGCATGCTCGGCATTCGCAGCGTCGATCCGGCGGAACGGGAAGCAATCAAGAAAACCGAAGTCGCCGTCTATGATATGCGCCTGATTGATGAGCATGGCGTTGCGGCCTTGCTGCGCCGCTTCCTTGAGCGCGTGAAAGCCGAAGACGGCCTTCTTCATGTCAGTCTCGACGTTGATTTCCTCGATCCGTCCATCGCGCCTGCCGTCGGCACCACGGTCCCGGGCGGCGCAACCTTCCGCGAGGCGCATCTCATCATGGAAATGCTGCACGACAGCGGGCTGGTGACGAGCCTCGATCTCGTCGAACTCAACCCCTTTCTCGATGAACGCGGACGTACCGCCACCGTCATGGTGGACCTGATGGCGAGCCTGCTTGGCCGCAGTGTCATGGACCGCCCGACGATTAGTTATTGA
- a CDS encoding Lrp/AsnC family transcriptional regulator, translated as MDDLDEKLITLLRHNGRRSISDIAIDLGVSRATVRARMERLENSGDIIGYTVILRSDAVDLPVRGIMMIEIEGHVADRVVKALGGFSEISAIHTTNGRFDLVVELGAATLTDFDAVLRRIRLVPGIKASETNLLLATPRSTRARL; from the coding sequence ATGGACGATCTGGATGAAAAGCTGATTACGCTTTTGCGCCACAACGGGCGACGCAGCATTTCGGATATTGCTATCGATCTCGGTGTTTCGCGGGCAACCGTGCGGGCTCGCATGGAGCGGCTGGAAAATTCCGGCGATATCATCGGCTATACCGTAATCCTGCGCTCGGATGCTGTCGATCTGCCGGTGCGCGGCATCATGATGATCGAAATCGAAGGCCATGTGGCCGATCGTGTGGTCAAGGCGCTTGGCGGCTTTTCGGAAATATCGGCGATCCACACCACCAATGGCCGCTTCGATCTGGTGGTGGAACTGGGCGCTGCCACGCTCACCGATTTCGACGCTGTCCTGCGCCGCATCAGGCTGGTGCCGGGCATCAAGGCCAGCGAAACCAATCTGCTGCTGGCCACACCGCGCTCGACACGAGCAAGGCTCTGA
- a CDS encoding alkene reductase, translating to MASLFDPVTVGDLKLANRIVMAPLTRNRSPRAVPNDLNVTYYEQRASAGLIITEATPISHQGQGYADVPGLYSAEQLAGWKRVTDAVHSAGGKIVVQMWHVGRISHTTLQPNGGQPVAPSAITAKSKTYLVQPDGTGGFAPTSEPRALDKSELPEIVATYGKAARDAIEVAGFDGVEIHAANGYLIDQFLRSGSNHRTDEYGGSIENRARFLFEVVDAVTKAAGAGKVGIRLSPVTPANDASDPDPQPLFDYVVEKLAGYGLAYVHIIEGATGGPRDFQQGPQPFDYARLKQVYRDAGGKAAWMVNNGYDRALAEEEVESGRADVVAFGKPFIANPDLVRRLKDNAPLNELDQQHMYGGGAKGYTDYPVLA from the coding sequence ATGGCTTCATTGTTCGATCCCGTTACCGTAGGCGATCTCAAGCTCGCAAACCGCATCGTCATGGCCCCCCTGACGCGCAATCGTTCGCCGCGCGCCGTGCCAAACGACCTCAACGTCACGTATTACGAACAGCGCGCGAGTGCCGGCCTCATCATCACCGAGGCAACGCCGATCAGCCATCAGGGACAGGGCTATGCCGATGTTCCGGGTCTCTATTCCGCCGAACAGCTCGCTGGCTGGAAGCGCGTGACCGACGCCGTGCACAGCGCAGGCGGCAAGATCGTCGTGCAGATGTGGCATGTGGGCCGTATTTCACACACCACCTTGCAGCCGAACGGTGGCCAGCCGGTCGCGCCTTCCGCGATCACGGCCAAGTCGAAGACCTATCTTGTTCAGCCTGACGGCACGGGCGGCTTCGCGCCGACCTCCGAACCGCGCGCCCTGGACAAGAGCGAACTGCCGGAAATCGTTGCCACCTACGGCAAGGCTGCGAGGGATGCGATTGAAGTGGCGGGGTTCGATGGCGTGGAAATCCATGCGGCCAACGGTTACCTGATCGACCAGTTCCTCCGTTCGGGCAGCAATCACCGTACCGATGAATATGGCGGCTCGATCGAAAATCGCGCCCGTTTCCTGTTTGAAGTCGTCGATGCCGTGACGAAGGCGGCCGGTGCAGGCAAAGTCGGTATACGTCTTTCGCCGGTCACGCCAGCCAATGATGCCTCCGATCCCGATCCGCAGCCGCTGTTCGATTATGTGGTCGAGAAACTGGCGGGATACGGTCTGGCCTATGTCCATATCATTGAAGGCGCGACGGGTGGTCCGCGCGATTTCCAGCAGGGACCGCAGCCCTTCGATTATGCGCGTCTCAAGCAGGTCTATCGCGATGCGGGAGGCAAGGCGGCGTGGATGGTCAATAATGGTTACGACCGCGCGCTTGCCGAAGAGGAAGTCGAAAGCGGTCGCGCCGACGTCGTGGCTTTCGGCAAGCCCTTCATTGCCAATCCGGACCTCGTGCGTCGCCTTAAGGACAATGCGCCGCTGAACGAACTCGACCAGCAGCATATGTATGGCGGTGGCGCCAAGGGTTATACGGATTATCCCGTGCTTGCCTGA
- a CDS encoding ArsR/SmtB family transcription factor produces MSDVQPIPLDEILKALANPVRLDILSWLKEPENHFSGQHMPLEMGVCAGQFERCGLSQSSVSAHLSVLTKAGLITPHRVGQWTFYKRDEEAIAAFVKALSDL; encoded by the coding sequence ATGTCGGATGTTCAGCCTATACCTCTGGACGAGATATTAAAAGCGCTCGCCAATCCTGTGCGTCTCGACATTTTGAGCTGGCTCAAGGAGCCGGAGAATCATTTCTCCGGCCAGCACATGCCTTTGGAGATGGGCGTGTGCGCGGGCCAGTTCGAACGGTGCGGCCTCTCCCAGTCGTCCGTTTCCGCCCATTTGTCCGTATTGACCAAAGCGGGGCTGATCACGCCCCACCGCGTCGGGCAATGGACTTTCTACAAGCGCGACGAGGAGGCGATAGCCGCCTTCGTCAAAGCCCTTTCCGATCTTTAA
- a CDS encoding Tex family protein: MADITKRIAGIIAAEINAKPDQALAAIGLLDEGATVPFVARYRKEVTGGLDDTQLRQLSERLAYLRELEARRASILESIGGQGKLTPELELKIAGVATKAELEDLYLPYKPKRRTKAEIARERGLGPLAEAILTDRKLVPVEIAAQYITADVPDVKAALDGARDIIAEGFAENAELIGNLRNYLKERAVLRSRVVDGKEAAGAKFSDYFDHSERWANVAGHRALAMLRGRNEDFLSLDIEIDADDTAPVKPVERKIAAAYNIGGTLPGDRWLMEVAGWAWRVKLSLSLSLDLMRDLRERAEEEAINVFARNLKDLLLAAPAGSRATMGLDPGIRTGVKVAVVDGTGKLLDTTTVYPFPPKNDVRGTQAELASLIRKHKVELIAIGNGTGSRETERLVIDMLSDMPAPKPLKVIVSEAGASVYSASETAAAEFPQLDVSLRGAVSIARRLQDPLAELVKIEPKSIGVGQYQHDVDQSRLARSLDAVVEDAVNAVGVDLNTASASLLARVSGLGKSLAEAIVAHRDEAGAFKNRKELLKVARLGNRAFEQCAGFLRISNGTEPLDASSVHPEAYGVAKKIVAACGRDVRSLMGDSAALKALDPRLFVDERFGLPTVRDIIAELDKPGRDPRPEFKTATFADGIDDIKDLKPGMLLEGTVTNVAAFGAFVDIGVHQDGLVHVSQLADRFVKAPHEVVKAGDVVKVRVTEVDVPRKRIGLTMRKDGGEAPAPRGNAGRDQRPAKNFAPQRKQEQPSTGGFGAALLEAMKKK, translated from the coding sequence ATGGCCGATATTACCAAGCGCATTGCCGGGATCATCGCGGCGGAAATCAACGCAAAACCGGATCAGGCGCTCGCCGCCATCGGCCTGCTGGATGAAGGCGCGACCGTGCCTTTCGTTGCCCGCTACCGTAAGGAAGTCACCGGCGGCCTTGACGATACGCAGCTGCGCCAGCTTTCCGAACGCCTCGCCTATCTGCGCGAACTGGAAGCCCGTCGCGCTTCGATCCTGGAATCGATTGGCGGTCAGGGAAAACTGACGCCTGAGCTGGAGCTGAAGATCGCAGGCGTCGCAACCAAGGCCGAGCTTGAAGATCTTTATCTGCCCTATAAGCCGAAGCGCCGCACCAAGGCGGAAATCGCCCGTGAGCGTGGCCTCGGTCCGCTTGCCGAGGCCATTCTGACGGACCGCAAGCTTGTGCCTGTCGAAATCGCGGCGCAATACATCACCGCCGATGTTCCCGACGTAAAGGCAGCGCTCGATGGCGCACGCGACATCATTGCCGAAGGCTTTGCCGAAAACGCCGAGCTGATCGGCAATCTGCGCAACTATCTCAAGGAACGCGCAGTTCTCCGCTCCCGGGTTGTCGATGGCAAAGAGGCCGCTGGCGCGAAGTTCTCCGACTATTTCGACCATTCCGAACGTTGGGCAAATGTTGCGGGCCACCGGGCCCTCGCCATGCTGCGCGGGCGCAACGAGGACTTTCTGTCGCTCGACATCGAGATCGACGCCGACGATACCGCGCCTGTGAAGCCGGTCGAACGCAAGATCGCCGCCGCCTATAATATCGGCGGAACGCTTCCCGGCGACCGCTGGCTGATGGAAGTTGCAGGCTGGGCATGGCGCGTGAAACTTTCGCTGTCGCTGTCGCTCGATCTGATGCGCGACCTGCGCGAGCGTGCCGAAGAAGAGGCCATCAATGTCTTCGCCCGCAACCTCAAGGATCTGCTGCTCGCAGCGCCTGCCGGTTCGCGCGCCACGATGGGGCTTGATCCGGGCATCCGCACCGGGGTCAAGGTCGCGGTGGTCGACGGTACAGGCAAGTTGCTCGACACGACGACGGTCTACCCTTTTCCACCAAAGAACGACGTGCGGGGCACACAAGCCGAACTTGCAAGCCTGATCCGCAAGCATAAGGTCGAATTGATCGCCATTGGCAACGGCACCGGCAGCCGCGAAACCGAGCGGCTTGTCATCGACATGCTTTCCGACATGCCGGCACCAAAACCGCTGAAAGTCATCGTGTCGGAAGCAGGCGCATCGGTCTATTCAGCATCCGAAACCGCAGCCGCCGAATTCCCGCAGCTCGACGTGTCGCTGCGCGGCGCCGTTTCCATTGCGCGGCGTCTGCAGGACCCGCTGGCCGAGCTCGTTAAGATCGAGCCGAAATCCATCGGTGTTGGCCAGTACCAGCACGATGTCGATCAATCCCGCCTGGCGCGTTCGCTCGATGCAGTGGTCGAAGACGCCGTGAACGCGGTCGGCGTCGATCTCAATACGGCTTCCGCTTCATTGCTGGCGCGTGTCTCGGGTCTGGGAAAGTCGCTCGCCGAGGCAATCGTGGCGCACCGCGATGAAGCCGGAGCCTTCAAGAACCGCAAGGAACTGTTGAAGGTCGCACGTCTCGGCAACCGCGCTTTCGAACAATGCGCAGGCTTCCTGCGCATTTCCAACGGCACGGAGCCGCTCGATGCCTCCTCCGTTCACCCGGAAGCCTATGGCGTCGCCAAGAAAATCGTCGCCGCTTGCGGTCGCGATGTGCGCAGCCTCATGGGCGACAGCGCAGCGCTGAAGGCACTTGATCCGCGTCTTTTTGTCGATGAGCGTTTCGGTCTGCCGACCGTGCGTGACATCATTGCCGAACTTGACAAGCCGGGCCGGGATCCGCGCCCGGAGTTCAAGACCGCGACCTTTGCCGATGGCATTGATGACATCAAGGACTTGAAGCCCGGCATGCTGCTTGAAGGAACGGTGACCAATGTCGCGGCCTTCGGTGCATTCGTTGATATCGGCGTGCACCAGGACGGACTTGTCCATGTTTCGCAGCTTGCGGACCGTTTCGTCAAAGCCCCTCATGAAGTAGTCAAGGCTGGCGATGTGGTGAAGGTGCGCGTGACTGAAGTGGATGTGCCTCGCAAGCGCATCGGCCTGACGATGAGAAAGGACGGCGGCGAAGCCCCTGCCCCACGCGGGAATGCAGGCCGAGATCAGCGACCCGCCAAGAACTTCGCGCCGCAACGCAAACAGGAGCAGCCATCGACCGGCGGCTTCGGCGCCGCATTGCTGGAAGCGATGAAGAAGAAATAG